A DNA window from Vanessa tameamea isolate UH-Manoa-2023 chromosome 24, ilVanTame1 primary haplotype, whole genome shotgun sequence contains the following coding sequences:
- the LOC113402664 gene encoding facilitated trehalose transporter Tret1-like has protein sequence MHFKITGIKRQVLISACLYIGQMLIGFSVSWAGPIFPKLRDPDQSPLPYLLTEIEMSLIASFMYIGGIPGPFIMGSLSNIYGRKPCLIVGGVLVGLAYVILVGSNNLAMLYCGRLLVGLGVGIIAVMNLVYIGEIASSNIRGILLSALGIFTTCGSLLIYAVGPILSYSYASSVGLATSLVFILCVMFIPESPIFHILEDNEVKARDNLKVLGREDDIDNILQSKIDCINSTNKKDWIELFTLRTNKKSLLIVVVMNILQHGSGVLAVISFSGSIFEMVGSSVGSDVSMLIIGLFQLIGSGTAPFFVEKNGRKTLLVVSSTMCCLSMLLLGVYFYLDDYSGFNKANWLPLVLLIIFFIGYDAGIGIVPNVLIGEMFTMNVRSKGSAVALTVSWLSGFLVTVAYGAIVEHVGSYAAFWFFSCTGLISCLFTIFCIPETKGKSLLEVQDMLKKN, from the exons ATGCATTTCAAAATTACCGGAATCAAACGTCAAGTGCTCATTTCAGCGTGCT TGTATATAGGGCAGATGTTAATAGGATTCTCAGTGAGCTGGGCTGGACCTATTTTTCCTAAATTGCGAGATCCAGATCAAAGTCCGTTGCCATATTTACTGACGGAAATAGAAATGTCCTTGATTGCGTCATTTATGTACATCGGTGGAATACCAG gtcCATTTATAATGGGTTCGCTATCAAACATTTACGGCAGGAAACCATGTTTAATAGTTGGAGGAGTGCTAGTTGGCTTGGCGTATGTCATTTTAGTGGGGTCGAACAACTTGGCTATGTTGTACTGTGGCAGATTATTAGTAGGTCTAGGAGTTGGTATCATAGCCGTTATGAATCTCGTGTATATTGGTGAAATAGC ATCTTCGAATATCAGAGGTATTCTTTTATCAGCTCTTGGGATATTTACAACATGTGGGTCATTGTTGATATACGCCGTTGGACCAATTCTTTCTTATTCTTACGCGTCATCCGTTGGCTTGGCTACGAGTTTAGTTTTTATCTTATGTGTTATGTTCATACCAGAATCGCCGATTTTTCATATTCTAGAAG ATAACGAAGTCAAAGCCAGAGATAATCTAAAAGTTTTAGGACGGGAAGACGATAtcgataatatattacaatcgAAAATAGATTGTATTAACTCGACTAATAAAAAGGACTGGATTGAATTATTTACTCTACGAACTAATAAGAAATCTCTGCTTATAGTTgttgttatgaatattttacaacACGGAAGTGGGGTTCTTGCCGTGATATCATTTTCAGGTTCAATTTTTGAAATGGTCGGGTCGTCCGTTGGATCAGATGTATCTATGTTAATAATTGGTTTATTCCAATTAATTGGTAGTGGAACAGCACCGTTTTTTGTTGAGAAAAATGGTAGGAAAACATTATTGGTGGTATCTAGTACCATGTGTTGTCTAAGCATG TTACTGCTCGGTGTGTACTTTTACTTGGATGATTATTCTGGTTTTAATAAAGCGAATTGGCTGCCGCTAGTTCttctcattatattttttattggatacGATGCAG GTATAGGTATTGTTCCAAATGTGCTGATCGGTGAAATGTTTACGATGAACGTTAGAAGTAAAGGTTCGGCTGTAGCGCTAACAGTCTCATGGCTGTCAGGATTTTTAGTTACTGTAGCTTATGGGGCAATAGTCGAACACGTTGGCAGTTACGCAGCGTTCTGGTTCTTTTCTTGCACTGGTCTGATATCTTGTTTGttcacaatattttgtataccGGAGACAAAAGGCAAGAGTTTGTTAGAAGTTCAGGACATgttgaagaaaaattaa